The sequence below is a genomic window from Stigmatopora nigra isolate UIUO_SnigA chromosome 4, RoL_Snig_1.1, whole genome shotgun sequence.
TATTGCAAGAGTGAAGGagttttgtgacacagttgAACGCAAGAGAAGGCGATGTGAGGAAATCTACGAGGCCACTGAACGCATTGAGGTCAAGCGCAAGATTCTAGCACACACTACCACCAACCCCACGacaggattctggacaatattattattttgacattGACCATCCCCGTGTCCACTGCTGATGTTGAACAGACATTTTCCGACAGAAAtagaatcaaaacttatgccagaaatacaacaggacagactcgattgtcagcattagctttaatggcgatagaaaataacttcttgatggacctgaaacaCACGTATAATCTGTAAAACAGAGTAATTTAAATAttcttgaggaaagaaaggagggtggattttgtatattaataacaatattttttgttaataaaatgtctatattcttacataatatttaaattttttaggttgttattgattattttttacgtGTCGTATCTGGAGCTGCATTAAAGGTTtgatagccataaaatacttattgagggttAGATTGATTCACACATAGCACTACTGAAGCcctaggtgtgaaatgcacggcccgccactggttGAGAGTGAATTTTGCCTATTTTTTGGAGgtcgcagttaaaaaatacctTCTAAATGTTTATGTTCCTTGATATGCTAAATGCATAGCGGCATAAATTAATCTACATTGTAGCTTTCTTTCTTACATAATTCAGctgttaccgtatttactcgaaTATAAGACGCCCATGCGTGTAAGCCGCACACTGAAAATTGTCCtgaaatttttaaatattacaatttctcgcgtaaaAGCCACCGCCTGGTTCCAAATTTTCaattccatattcatggttttaataagtgTACTTTGAAGAGaacatcttaagaaaaatcatcacaagtagtatttctgagatactgtatgaatcaaaagcacccTATTAGGGTcattatcataaggaagttgatatgactgtctttgtaaatgcaaaatattaaataattcaatttgaacgaagaaataagtctatcttgaagAGAACCTGGTGCTTtgtaattacagaaattacaattttcataccagaagtttaagatgttatGGTAGCCATCATGCTTCTAATTTCAAAATATCTCACTTTTTCCGATGTTACTCTAATAGTTGTCAGTTTTGaacaataaatacaatgaaaaaaatcaatattagcgAGCTAGCTTAGCATTGCAATGTTCTTTAATAGGGGTGGGACACCATCTaccggggagacaaagttggaaaccttcacgtggtgtctcctgagaggccgctcgccgcggcctgcgaattccaactaataccactcagagctgccaacaaggaccgtggcaccctacgtttttcatccagccggagacatttgactgcccccacctccgactaccccccggatgaaataatccgcgttccagtggcagctctagcgctatctgagggcaatcctcaggcgcttgtagtgcaaaacaaacaaacaaacaaacaaacaccatCTACCAAGATACTCCGTTCATAGATTGAGACGGAGGCACACAGGTGATTCTTCAGCTTCTTTTATATTAAATCCAAGTAATTGACGAAGTAGAGCATTCTGACAAAACTTTCCAGTCAACTTTGATGAACGCTGAATCAAACTCCGCCGGAAATGTTTGCGGTGCTCTCTACTGAAGACTACAACTCAAACTTCAACTATAGGACCCCAAGCTGTCCGCCGAGGTGCCTGAACGTAAAGAAGGATATAACTTGCCATGAAAACAACGCAAAACACAGGAAATTCATAATAATCAAAGTGAAATTTGGTCTATGTAAAAGGGCATGTTACTCGCGTCTGTCCAGTCAAAGCACCTTTAACTATGCTTACACGCCAGCGCACTAGATAAGACTGTCTTATCTCGTGTGCTGGCGTGTAAGCGTAGTTAAAGGTGCTTTGACTGGACAGACGCGAGTAACATGCCCTTGCTTTGACAGGAGCTAGGTAAGAAGGATATGCCCCGAGCGAGCTGTGACGGCAccgtgagttttttcacgttttatgtaagataaataagttttttttcttgaaatttcaTTGATatacgtcaaaataaattgtgtttagcGTTGatctgtcattatttttttttgtttgagaaAAGAGGCTTATATGAGAGTTAATTTGGTAGTTAccattttaatgttaataagttCCGCTGTGCGATTAAAATGGAGACACAGGAAGAAAATTAATTCATCCTCTGCAAATGCAGACGTGTTGTGGTGATCTGCATgatgcaaataaatacaaaataaattctcGGGAGGTGAAGACGTTCAAGGTGTAGTGGCCGGTCTCTCCGCCCTAGTTGCCGTGCTGCACATTGCAGGGACCGTTCTTCTCCCCGAAGCGCTGCCGCTTTCCTTGGCCTACGGCGCATACGTGCCGCTGTTCACCGCCCAAAGCTTGCATCTTCCGAGGTGCGGAAATTCAAATTCTCGTGTGAACTAAGCCTCTGACTCCGAggaattcaaaaaaaattatgatggATTACCCAGTAGATATGGCCGTGAAGCTGGCATGACAATAGGACATCAACACACTGCATGGGGCTACTCAAAAGAAGAGTGATGAGAACATTGACGAATGAcggagccattgaatttggTAATCGTCTTGAGGGTGTCAAGATAAAAACAACAGCATTATTTTTACAAGACGAAGAGGACATGGACTAAAGCTCCAATAacatgtgtttttattatttgaatcAAGCGCAAAGGAACTTTTTTCACTATGAGTATAGtgcttaaagtatttacatttttaaagttatggttcatatttagatattaataaatTATAGTTTTTAATATGCCTGtaactaatatttaataatCAAACTTATTGATAATCGTACTTTGTTAATGTGTACTATGTTTGTATATAGGCGCGAAAAAATGTATATcgtatgtagtaataataggtgTGATCCTACTTGGCCATGTCTGATCTACATTATCCTTGAAAAACGAGGGATTAGTGTAGATACAAAAACATGTCCAATGCATGATTTCATTAGTGAATTGAAAGATGTCCTATTGGTAGAAGATTTACAGGAAGACGAGTGGAATGTAAGTTGCATGGTATGGTTTACGGAATGTGGACATGCAAATCCTCCGTCTTTACTTTGTGTGCGTGATGATGTTACCACACGAAAACAACGTGCCAATTGATGACAAAATAAAGGAATTACCGACCTTGCCGTCAACATGGCTTTTATCTCCTTTTGGTTAAAATTTTTCACAGTCTGCCGAACATCTACTTATCGTGAAGTgagttgaatttatttttgccaTACAATACTCTTATCTCCATCCTTTTCACTGTCTGATTTTCAGATGAGAGGTGCCAGGACCGGCCCACCACCAACTGTTTGCTTGCTCTTAAGGTCAACCTGTGCAGTCACTGGTACTACAGCAAGGCCTGCTGCTACTCCTGCAGGGCCCTACGATCACCTGTCTCTTAAAGCTCCAAAACACCCCTGGCTTGCCTCCCTAAACTTATGTACATGGATTTTGTTCATCAGGTAGTCTGAGTGAAACGTTTACATTCAAGTTAATGTGGGTTGATCAATTTAGGGGGCAGAGGGGTTATTAGACATGAGGCATGTGCAGTAAAATGTTAAAGTAGTTAAATAGGTTGGAAAAGTGTTTAAATATGTTATGCAGTATTTATATTtaaggaatctttttttttagttgaagtCAGCAAAGTGGAAGTTGAAGTAAGTGATCATATTCACAGTCGGTCCCCGACACAATTTATTTGTCGCCACCCGTTTATTGCTACTGCTTTTCACCTGTTTTGGTTTACGTCCCCCTTTAGCGctgcttttttttagaaataatcGAGTCTCTCACTTTATTTCCTGTAATTTCTTTGTCCTCTATCAAAAAGAGTATCAGTCTCTTCAGCTCGTCGTACAGTGATGACCTCTTTTTTGACATTACAGAGACCATGCGAAGGAGTTGTAGCTTTTAATGCTTTCTTCTGTGTCAATATCATAGCATTTCAAAAGGATTAGAAGGTCATGTATGTCATCAAATCTGTAATTGCATGATTGCCTGCTAACCAATGAAGATTACTGTCAAAGCTTTAATTATAACACTAATAATGAGTTGCTTGGCGTTCAAAGGTAAAGTCATAGAAACCTCATTGGACAGTTGACAGATTGCCAGTTTGTGTTAATCTTTCATATTTTTGGCATTCTTCAGGCATCAAAGCACTGTATAAATGGCTGAATTGCCatcaatacattcattcattcattttccgcttatcctcacaagggtcgtgggggtgctggagcctttgcCAACCAAATATGGGCAGCAGGCAGGGACAAacattcaagctcacactcacactttgGTGAAATTTAGACTGTTCAACAAGCCTACTATcgatgtttttaggatgtgggaggaaaccggactgTAGGGAGAAAACCGACGCAGCCCCGGGCCAACacgtaaactccacacaagaccGTCAGAACCcagctgggattgaacccttccTTTAAGAACTGTGAGGTGGGCATGCCAATCACTGGCCTACCAGGTGCCCATACCATCAATGCACTGTgtcttattttattcattttggactGTATACATTTTTCAAGAAAGACAATGTTATGACAGATgtgattttgatttttgtatAGCTTATCGTCACgaaggtgctggagcatatcctagCCAACCATGGGAAGGAGTGGGGGACAGTTTATGACATAATtgataattaaaatgaataggttTTATATTCTTTGCTCACGTTTGGAAAATGGGGTTTCGGCAGAATCGCAGGAGTTGTTATACATATAAGTCACACAGCAACCAGTTTTATTTCACAACAGTTGATCCCAAAAATAGTAAGTAAAAGTCAAACTTTTACAATGTGAAGAAATAATGTCACATgaatttgagttattttttaaatgtttcatcctTTATTTATGCCAACTATTGGACATGTACATTTTCAATCTATGATTTATtatcaattcaattatttttcatcCATGTTAATATGGAAATGTCTTAATTGATGGTGTTGATATGAAAATCATATAAATTATGAAAAACagaatttacaaaaataagatGAATAGTTATCATAATGTAACTGGTCCCCAAATAAATGGAAGAACTCTCATACAAGAAAATTTTCATGCACTGGCTGTTGAGCTTTTCAGACAAGTCACTatgttttctgtcttttcacATTAGTGGCTCAACTACCAGAATAATACCACAAGAAGCTTAATATTAGTTCCATCGTAAAATAACCAAAGGCAGTTTTGTCTTTCTTGCCACAGGAACAGAACACACACATATCAAGGAAGCCTATGTCCATAAGTATTCGTAAAAATTTGAGGCATTAATATGCAGATATACAGCTGTTACAGGAAGTCTTTAAAATATGATAGCAAATTAAGCAAGTAAAACTgccatgtctgtttttttctaagatgaataaaaaacgtttgttgtggattttttattttttttagaaatcaaTATCAGACTTTTTGGACACGTTATCACTTTTTTATAACATGATCTTAAATGAACCTTTAGATTTAAAGAAGAACAATATTGATGATGTTGTCTTACCTGTCACCCAACTTTATGTATCTCTGACCTTCTTTGAttcaattattaattaatttcctATAGAGTTATCCTCGTAAAGGTCCATGCAGTTATTAACTATCGTTTAACAGTGGCAGGAAATTAAATGTGCAAGCCAGCATATTTATTAGTCATcggatatgtttttaaaaagggtgcttttaattttaatacatctGCATCATTGCCAATTGTTACCATGGGTTTCCAATGAGACAAAAAGAGGGGATAAAAGAATATCATTGCAGACGGGAACTGAAATTCCTGACActtgaaattatattcatttctttttcactgATTATCTTTTCTATGAATATAAGGAATCCCTCTTTGTATGATGCACCATGACACAAACAACGGTTGGTGGTATAAATGTATCAAACACTTTTCTTCTTGCTTGACTtttcattttcactattattggGCAGAGATTTATGATACAAAATAATGGAGGGAAAGTTTGACAATATGTTATAGTCCCATATCCATTGTTTTACGTTACAGTGTGggtgacagttttttttttgatatacTGTAGGTACGTGCTTTCCAGTATTGAGACACAATGTTTTAATGACCTCTTAATGACCATCCTAAACTTCCCCAAATCATAAGTAACAGTGTTAAATTATTGTTAACACTGTATTATGTTTAGCATCACTGCAAGAAAAACTACACATCAAACAGAATTACTTAGAAACTAGGGCTTatcaaatatgtattaaaacaaCAAGCAATTCATGTTTAAGGGTAGGATGATATTGAGATGAATTTAAGTTCCTGTGAATTTTTAATACAGGTTTGATTTAATGATTCAACATCTcagaatataaattaaaaaaaagatttttctgcttttgaaatggggaaaaaaagtcataaatgtCTAAAATATTATCTTTATCTCTAAATCAAGTATAATTCTAATTTTTACGTGAGGTGGTGTGACAgaatatttacatgtaaaatacagaaaattgcTATGCTGTCAAAAATAGCTAGTCATCTTGTTTCATATCACAGTACACGTAATGAATTTAATTGGAGATATTCATTAGTCAACTCCAAGCCTTTGTAGAAGAACAAATGGAAATCTGAGAAAAAGATTGAACCATATCATTTTAATGCACACTGTCAAAGGGATGTTTCAAACTTtagattaaataaaacaaataaacaaaaagaattaatatgtgtgtgtgtgtgtgtgtgtgtgtgtgtataaacaaGAGAGAATGACAGGATTTCAGCAGTCCACAGGGGAACAATATTTAGTGTTTCAATAGTGTGTTTGAGAGCATTTGTGCTTGTGACAGTGTTTTACTGTTATGTGAGAGGTTATCCTGAATCATGAGCCTGCCCTCATTGATGAGACTTCAAGAGTGCTTGTGAGTCATCGCCCAACCTCTCACACCATCTACACATCTGTGCTAATGCTGCGTGTAACCACCTCTCGTGTCGCCACGGAGCGTATGATATCCAGCTTGCGGTAGAACCCAACCAGTTCGGCGGGAATTTCAAAGTCTTGGTACACGGTGTGGTACCTGCCCCGCCCTCCTTTGCAGAGCTGCTCCGGATGATGCAAGTAGAAGGGTAGTGTGCAGCGAGCACATGCTGGGCAGAAGCTGTGTGCCCTCTGGCACCGGCGTGGAGGTAGCTGAGGTGTGAAGCTGGTGGGCCCATTGGCCTCTGTTAAGAAAGTGGGTGGGTATGTCTCTGATTCGTCATTGTAACGTTCTGGTGTGAGCGGCGTTGGGGGAGTCGAGAGAGCTAGGGGGTGCGTAGGAGACATAGTGGAAAGCTCcggttcctcctcctccgcctttGTGGACTCTTCCTTCGTACAGCAGTAATACTAAAAGAGGAATTTACACTTAATTCCTCTTCCAATCAGTTACGGCAGTGGTACGGTGTTACAGGATGTATGTGTTTGGAATAATTAGTGTGTTATAATGCTACATGCtacagtttgtgtttttttcaaagTGTACGTAAGAAACATGTTACAATCTTGCACTTAATACTGTAAAGTGTTGGTCcccaaccaaaacaacaaagtgGACTGTGTGTGGGAGTGGTGGGGTGGTCATTTGATGATGGCTACTGTCACAGAAAACGGCTGAAGACCACGGCACGGAACACAATATGTTAAAGAAATTGTCAGGCCTCTGACTAGACTGGTGGCAGGTTGTGCCTGCCACCCTACACAAGGAGTATTTAAAGCCACCAGGAACTtgaccatgctgctggatcgtcACTACAGTTTACTGTTGGTTACCTTGTCGCGTTTTTCCTTGTCTATCTGATGGATATATGACCTCTTATTTGCCCCAGGATTTCCGACCACGCTCTACCACTTACCACGGACAACGGATAACTAACTACGACCACGGACCAAGGACAAAAACCACGGATCACGGACCACGAACAACGACCACAACCACGACCACGGACCATGGACAACGACCACGGACCATGGACAACGACCACGGATCAGGGACCATGCATCACGGAGCACGGACAACGACCGCGCCTTCGTACCGGTACACGCCATATGGACTCCACGACTATCGACCTTTCCGCTATGGCCTACGACCCGCCTCCGCTGTTCCCTCTTGTGCTCGCCCGCTTCGCGGAcgatcaaaataaatattgaaagaaCAAGACTGGCACCCTCGCCTCCTTTGGGGTCCTACACCCACGATCGTAACAGAAACAAGTCCCAAGCCCACTTGTACCATGTATAATCAGGACTTTTTCTTAATTTAAAGTAGGAGAGCATGccgccttgtggtgtagaggttgaCTCGCCtaactttggtgtgggcaggcgcgggctcgattccaGCTGGTGGCAGTATAATTGGGAGTgcagatggtcgtttgtctctctgtgtgccctacgactaacTGGCGATCAGTCTAcgagtgtagtctgcctttcgcctgacgacagctgggttaggccccagcaacccccacaaccctttcgaggatggttggaatggaagatgaatgaatgaaaagtttatttttacgttttattgtctcttaagattaTACTTGTCACTTtactttttatataaatatatatatatatatatatatatatatatatatatatatatatatatatatatatatatatatatatatatatatatatatatatatatatatatatatatatatatatatatatatatatatatatatatatatatatatatatatatatatatatatatatatatatatatatatatatatatatatatatatatatatatatatatatatatatatatatatatatatatatatatatatatatattatattccatactttaatgttttaaaactttactttcatgaccctactccaagactcaagttgTGCGAGAGTGCTTTGACCTATTAGTTTAGTCTATCTTTACTTTAAATACtggacattgcatttttttaaccactcaGCCATGCCTCCGCTGTTTTACACAAAGTATCAGGTGTTAGTGCTACGCAACACctggattcccctggacttgcACCTCCCCACgcagttaaagaggaagagaagaggatgcagagctggatgaaaatgtcaggagacAAAGAAGGTAAGTAACTAAGTATTTTAtgtctataaaacctttactgcagcttcagctgtgacacataaaaagaataaataataaactcaaaaatgtacagggtgacccaaaaagatgcgtaccaatcagtttcaaaaacatttccattggtacgcatctttttgggtcaccctgtatattattatttcagGAAAGGGCACACCTTTTACTCAACTAAATTATTCTTACTTATACACCCCATatgcatcctcctttctttcctcaagaagatttcaattactctgtcgtACAGATTAAACGTGCATTTCTGGTCCATCAACAAGTTattttctattgccatcaaagctaatgctgaaagtctagtctgtcctgttgtatttcagGCATAATTTTTGATTCAATTTAGGGCTGATAAAAGTCTGTTCAACAGAAACAGTGGTTCTGCATTAAGTTGGAGAAGGTTGCATTTGGGAAAGTTTCCTGGTATTCCCGAAACATCTGCGAGTCGATATAACCATTTCATTGGTTTGGGGAGGCAGCGCTTTTATCGTGTCACCGAAATGAAAGTTCCTGCTTGCCCAAATAAATTATGcagtctatcaaactttttaagatttccctatttttctttcccttttttgttaTGGCGCTCAGTTTCTCTGCGCACCTGCTCGTTGAATTGATCGGGATTCTCCAAAAGACTTGGAGCGTAccgttgcttgtaagtgtccggcagaGCTTTGGTGTCAAGTTGCTGCTTTGGTTAAATAAGTCAAATTTGCAAACCCAGTAttgctccaaacaccatgtcgatcggtggcaaataacaagcactcccagcaatacaatttgcattGTTTCTTGGAGCCCGTCAGCCAGGGTAGGGCTCGTAGTTGGGGAACTGAAAGTGGTGCATTGGAAAATGACTTTGCCAGCAAATCCgaaatcaaatatatatatatatatatatacatatatatatatatatatatatatatatatatatatatatatatatatatatatatatatatatatatatatatatatatatatatatatatatatatatatatatatatatatatatatatatatatatatatatatatatatatatatatatatatatatatatatatatatatatatatatatatatatatatatatatatatatatatatatatatatatatatatatatatatatatatatatatatatatatatatatatatatatatatatatatatatatatatatatatatatatatatatatatatatatatatatgtatatatatatatatatatatttgatttcGGATTTGCTGGCAAAGTCATTTTCCAATGCACCACTTTCAGTTCCCCAACTACGAGCCCTACCCTGGCTGACGGGCTCCAAGAAACaatgcaaattgtattgctgggagtgcttgttatttgccaccgatcgacatggtgtttggagcaaTACTGGGTTTGCAAATTTGACTTATTTAACCAAAGCAGCAACTTGACACCAAAGCtctgccggacacttacaagcaacggTACGCTCCAAGTCTTTTGGAGAATCCCGATTGGAGATACAATTCAACGAGCAGGTGCGCAGAGAAACTGAGCGCCAtaacaaaaaagggaaagaaaaatagggaaatcttaaaaagtttgatagactgCATAATTTATTTGGGCAAGCAGGAACTTTCATTTCGGTGACACGATAAAAGCGCTGCCTCCCCAAACCAATGAAATGGTTATATCGACTCGCAGATGTTTCGGGAATACCAGGAAACTTTCCCAAATGCAACCTTCTCCAACTTAATGCAGAACCACTGTTTCTGTTGAACAGACTTTTATCAGCCCTAAATTGAATCAAAaatttattgtctcttaagattaTACTTGTCACTTtactttttatataaatatatatatatatatatatatatatatatatatatatatatatatatatatatatatatatatatatatatatatatatatatatatatatatatatatatatatatatatacatatatatgtatatatgtatatatgtatatatgtatatatatatgtatatatatatacatatatatgtatatatgtatatatgtatatatgtatatatatatgtatatgtatatgtatatatatgtatatatatataaataaatatatatatatatatatatatatatatatatatatatatatatatatatatatatatatatatatatatatatatatatatatatatatatatatatatatatatatatatatatatatatatatatatatatatatatatatatatatatatatatatatatatatatatatatatatatatatatatatatatatatatagatatagatatagatatagatatagatatagatatatatatatatatatatatatatatatatatatatatatatatatatatatatatatatatatatatatatatatatatatatatatatatatatatatatatatatatatatatatatatatatatatatatatatatatatatatatatatatgttgggtttattctgttttattattataatagttatagtaattcatttctttattaaatcaatctctttcttttctttgtattaattcattactttgttaaatcattctctttctgtttttcaatagtcttaaggtcacgccaagtcatctttaacctagacagcctgttccaggatggttatacaaacaatccacccaatctcggtccttgagatttggtgggcccttggtgacgaggacagggctattcggacaataacaagaatattgttatcgttatgtaaccgtacacttcgggtttttctgtatgtaacgattatatgattatgattatattatatgattcttaggtcaaggaggttgtataattactctaatctaaatgttgttaggtctagtccctgtttttgttattagtaaaataccttgattgttattgtagtcccagatgttgtttttactcatacgtgatggaatgatcaacaactctgtaacttgtgaccataagaataggacgaaaatgtctattcgaggagacgttcggaagtcgtacggtgacgcttgctgtaactctcccttccggaagccttttatctgttgtatccatttctatttaattaaatgtcaataattgaataagatgtcttcctgcagttattgataattacggacgaaggtaattattaatgaacctgacatttggtccttcggagctttggaggtcaatataccgacgcgggaacccaggcgctgctgaccgacatctggattaagaccgtgcacggcgtcttcaatacccttttccagggccggagtttttcgacgggggcgcctggattctcggcggttgaagacttttcctgctggagggagacatctgatggatctcgggtaagtccacattaatgtctgcatgttgtgaaggtgtttacaaatgcgttaaagggacattgtatgtgaggcccattgttgggctggtttcgcgtcctgggtgacggcgataaaaccctgtgtttatactagtcaatggcaggtacggtggggcactttgctggaaagtgtcctgtgtctcaggggtaggcacgaatatattgtacgaggtacaatattggggccggggagtgtcctgtgtctaaagggtaggcacgaatatacgttgtatggtgtttgtgtgttttctgcagtaaaattaggaaaggcctaggagatacagtcgatacagtcgaatagatagtaataatattaataataattataaataatagagttaactgtgtgaggcacacgaactcactacaaaaaataaaagtaaaatatg
It includes:
- the fam163b gene encoding uncharacterized protein fam163b isoform X2, yielding MSAGTVVIAGGILAAVILLTIVAVLCLCRLQYYCCTKEESTKAEEEEPELSTMSPTHPLALSTPPTPLTPERYNDESETYPPTFLTEANGPTSFTPQLPPRRCQRAHSFCPACARCTLPFYLHHPEQLCKGGRGRYHTVYQDFEIPAELVGFYRKLDIIRSVATREVVTRSISTDV